The DNA region CAAAAGATTGCTCAAAGCTGAGCTTAGGGTTCAGGTTATTGGTATATTTTACCATGATGGTGATGCTTAACCTGTTGGCACCTGCCGTTGGCCTGTTGTTGTCCTGTAAAGCTACCGGGCTAACCGAATAGCCAGTGATATTGCCAGAAAAAACACCGTGCGCATCGTTCTGTGTGATGCTCAGGCGCGTCTGGTTACGAATCCTGGTTTTCAGCTCCTCAGTAAACAGCGAGCTTAAATAAGGCACCACCAGCGGAGCGTTGTTCTCAAAAGTAACTACCGAAACGGTTTTCATCTCGGCGGGGATAGAGGCGCCATTCAAGCCTATTTTACATCCGCTGAATGTAAAAAACAACAAGACAATTACTGCTAGTTTTTTCATCCTTAGTTTAAGTTCAGTTCTTTAATCTTTCTGTATAAAGTGCGTTCTGATATGCCCAGCTCCTGTGCAGCAAACTTACGCTTGCCCTTATGCTTTTTTAAGGCTTTTTTGATCAGATCGGATTCCTTATCAATCAGCGAAAGGGATTCTTCCACTTCTTCGGCATCCTGCGTATAGTTGTATTCACCTGAAGGACTTTGCAATGGGTTTTTGATGGTCAGCGTCGCTTCATTGCCCAATGTCTGGTCTACATCCTGGTACAGCTGGTTGATATAATGCGGATTGTCGGCAATAATATGTGAAGTGTTGCCGCCACTCTGGATGATCTCGGCAACCAGCTTTTTCAGCTCAACCATATCTTTCTTCATGTCAAAAAGCACTTTATAGAGAATGTCGCGCTCTGAAAAGTCATCTTTACTGCCACTATTGTTGATGGCCATAGGCAGGTTGCTGCCGCTTTCATTCGGGATATAGTTTAGCAAGGCTGCGCCTGTTACGTTCCTGTCTTTTTCCAGTACGCAAACTTGCTCGGCTATATTTTTCAACTGTCGT from Pedobacter africanus includes:
- a CDS encoding LptE family protein, giving the protein MKKLAVIVLLFFTFSGCKIGLNGASIPAEMKTVSVVTFENNAPLVVPYLSSLFTEELKTRIRNQTRLSITQNDAHGVFSGNITGYSVSPVALQDNNRPTAGANRLSITIMVKYTNNLNPKLSFEQSFERFKDFPLTGSFQSMEQGLVKDVLAQLTEDIFNKAFANW